The following proteins come from a genomic window of Gemmatimonadota bacterium:
- the folK gene encoding 2-amino-4-hydroxy-6-hydroxymethyldihydropteridine diphosphokinase, whose translation MASVALGLGSNMGDRVARCRQALRELAGHEAIRIVRRSSWYETRPVGHAGQPDFVNGAALLETTLAPMGLLETLKDVEARMGRSVTWEKGPREIDLDLLVYDDLVLERPGLDLPHPAMAQRAFVLVPLAEIHPDLVHPVHGRTVSDLLDDLKPVDHLVRYLTEP comes from the coding sequence ATGGCGTCTGTTGCGCTTGGACTGGGCAGCAACATGGGAGATCGCGTCGCAAGATGCCGGCAGGCGCTACGCGAACTGGCCGGACATGAGGCGATCCGGATCGTCCGGCGCTCGTCATGGTACGAGACGCGGCCGGTGGGCCATGCCGGCCAGCCCGACTTCGTCAACGGCGCGGCCCTCCTGGAGACCACGCTTGCGCCCATGGGACTGCTTGAAACGCTCAAGGACGTCGAAGCGCGCATGGGACGTTCCGTCACGTGGGAAAAAGGGCCCCGCGAAATCGACCTCGACCTGTTGGTCTACGACGACCTGGTACTCGAACGGCCGGGTCTCGACCTGCCCCATCCCGCCATGGCGCAGCGGGCCTTCGTGCTCGTTCCCCTGGCGGAAATCCACCCGGACCTGGTCCACCCGGTGCACGGGCGGACGGTTTCCGACCTGCTGGATGACCTGAAACCCGTGGACCATCTCGTCCGCTATCTCACCGAGCCGTAA
- a CDS encoding bile acid:sodium symporter family protein: SVITIPVIVVFAYGQFIGDSAEQDISVAGAALGVFLIVAVPVLIGLAIRRFAESFAIRFEPAARKVSAVLLTLVLAGAIFDQRANFVSYFAQAGLVTLVLNLLMMTLAWILARMFASGPTRRTAIAIECGIQNGTLAIAVAVMLFGGGLATMPAATYSLIMFATALIYIAVLRRSA, from the coding sequence CCAGCGTGATCACCATTCCGGTCATCGTGGTCTTCGCCTACGGGCAATTCATCGGCGATTCCGCGGAGCAGGACATATCGGTCGCCGGCGCCGCACTCGGCGTTTTCCTGATCGTCGCCGTTCCGGTGCTGATCGGTCTTGCCATTCGCCGCTTCGCGGAAAGCTTCGCAATTCGGTTCGAGCCCGCGGCCCGCAAGGTCTCCGCGGTGTTATTGACGCTCGTTCTCGCCGGCGCGATCTTCGATCAACGCGCCAACTTCGTCTCCTATTTCGCGCAGGCCGGACTCGTCACCCTCGTCCTCAACCTGCTGATGATGACACTCGCCTGGATTCTCGCCCGGATGTTCGCCTCCGGACCGACCCGGCGGACCGCCATTGCGATCGAATGCGGCATCCAGAACGGGACGCTCGCGATCGCGGTCGCGGTTATGCTGTTCGGCGGCGGGCTCGCGACCATGCCGGCGGCGACCTACAGCCTGATCATGTTCGCCACCGCGTTGATCTATATAGCCGTGCTGCGGCGGAGCGCCTGA
- a CDS encoding NTP transferase domain-containing protein, whose translation MEEANDDLITLVLAAGKGTRMHSDLAKVLHRINGRAMIHYVLDTARALRPRRIIVIIGHQAGAVRQELAGSPGLPGPPVEFAVQEEQLGTGHAVRQAGPLLAGESGGVLVLAGDTPLIRPSTLAALIGAHRREGAAASVLTAHVDDPVGLGRILRDSAGRIDRIVEEKDATGVQRALKEINTSTYCFEPDLLLRALDRLTPENRQGEYYLTDTIEILRREGHRIADAPAGTPEEAMGINTPEQLSAAESWLLERDGAPPRDS comes from the coding sequence ATGGAAGAAGCCAACGACGATCTGATCACACTGGTCCTGGCCGCGGGAAAAGGCACGAGGATGCATTCCGATCTGGCGAAGGTGCTGCACCGCATAAACGGCCGGGCGATGATTCACTACGTGCTGGACACGGCGCGAGCGCTCCGTCCGCGGCGGATCATCGTCATCATCGGCCACCAGGCCGGCGCGGTGCGGCAGGAACTGGCCGGATCGCCCGGATTGCCCGGACCGCCCGTGGAATTCGCCGTGCAGGAGGAGCAATTGGGCACCGGTCACGCGGTGCGCCAGGCCGGACCGCTGCTGGCCGGAGAAAGCGGCGGAGTCCTCGTCCTCGCCGGAGACACGCCCCTGATTCGTCCTTCCACCCTGGCGGCGTTGATCGGCGCGCACCGCCGGGAAGGTGCCGCGGCCTCCGTACTCACCGCACACGTCGACGACCCCGTGGGACTGGGCCGCATCCTGCGGGACAGCGCGGGCCGGATCGACCGGATCGTCGAGGAGAAGGACGCCACCGGGGTACAACGGGCGCTTAAGGAGATCAACACCAGCACCTATTGTTTCGAACCGGACCTGCTGCTGCGGGCCCTGGACCGGCTGACCCCGGAGAACCGGCAGGGCGAGTACTACCTGACGGATACCATCGAGATTCTCCGGCGGGAGGGCCACCGCATCGCCGACGCCCCGGCCGGCACGCCGGAAGAAGCCATGGGGATAAACACCCCGGAGCAACTGTCGGCTGCCGAATCCTGGCTGCTGGAACGTGACGGCGCGCCGCCTCGCGACAGCTAA
- a CDS encoding LytR C-terminal domain-containing protein, protein MTRQVNQPSANRPDAVAEGRGPGGRWRVRVLEGVIFILVGLNAYLVYSVATSSAFSMSAERSVEAVVDPSAFHIQVEVLNGCGERGIGQQAMRFLRERGFDVVNIDNADHFEYRETVVLDRRGTDGPSEAARAVGNALGTQYVLLQRNDDRLVDVSVVIGKDYGELLFSVENE, encoded by the coding sequence ATGACGAGACAGGTCAATCAGCCTTCCGCGAACCGGCCGGACGCCGTTGCGGAAGGACGCGGGCCAGGCGGCCGCTGGCGCGTTCGGGTGCTGGAAGGCGTGATCTTCATCCTGGTCGGGCTGAATGCCTATCTGGTCTACTCGGTGGCGACCTCGTCCGCATTCTCCATGTCCGCCGAACGATCCGTCGAGGCGGTCGTCGACCCCTCGGCCTTCCATATCCAGGTGGAGGTCCTGAACGGATGCGGTGAACGGGGAATCGGACAACAGGCCATGCGATTCCTCAGAGAACGGGGTTTCGACGTGGTCAATATCGACAACGCCGACCATTTCGAGTACCGGGAAACGGTCGTGCTGGACCGCAGGGGAACGGACGGGCCGTCCGAGGCCGCCCGCGCGGTCGGAAACGCGCTGGGTACGCAATATGTCCTGCTCCAGCGGAACGACGACCGCCTGGTGGACGTATCGGTGGTGATCGGCAAGGATTACGGCGAACTGCTCTTTTCCGTGGAGAACGAGTGA
- a CDS encoding PfkB family carbohydrate kinase has protein sequence MGILVVGTVAFDSVKTPEGEANDAIGGSATYFSAAASFYAPVDVIAVVGNDFPLASLDFLRERQVDVSGLEVKEGKTFRWAGEYAANMNDRRTIDTQLNVFSGFKPVLAERHRAHDHVFLANLDPDVQRDVLTQSCRTDHPERPGIVACDTMDFWIEGQRTSLLSTLSTVDVLIINDSEALQLVDDHNLVRAAERILELGPRAVVVKRGAHGATLCTRDAWFGIPSYPVATVVDPTGAGDTFAGGFMGYLARSGDTGVGALKRAMVHGSVMASFNVEDFSVRRLESLTEAEISDRHDRFMEMITP, from the coding sequence TTGGGCATTCTCGTCGTCGGAACGGTGGCGTTTGATTCGGTGAAGACGCCGGAAGGAGAGGCCAACGACGCGATCGGTGGCTCGGCGACCTATTTCTCGGCGGCTGCCAGTTTCTATGCGCCGGTAGACGTCATCGCCGTCGTTGGGAACGATTTCCCCCTGGCGTCCCTGGATTTCCTGCGGGAGAGACAGGTTGACGTATCGGGCCTGGAGGTGAAGGAAGGAAAGACCTTCCGCTGGGCGGGCGAATACGCCGCCAATATGAACGACCGTCGCACGATCGACACGCAATTGAACGTGTTTTCCGGTTTCAAGCCCGTGCTGGCGGAGCGGCATCGCGCGCACGATCACGTGTTCCTGGCGAATCTCGATCCGGACGTGCAGCGCGACGTGCTGACCCAGTCATGCCGTACGGACCATCCGGAACGTCCCGGGATCGTCGCCTGCGACACTATGGACTTCTGGATCGAGGGACAGAGGACGTCCCTGCTGTCGACGCTCAGCACGGTGGACGTGCTGATCATCAACGACAGCGAGGCCCTGCAACTGGTGGATGACCACAACCTCGTGCGGGCGGCGGAACGCATACTGGAACTCGGCCCGCGGGCGGTGGTGGTCAAGCGAGGCGCGCACGGCGCGACGCTCTGTACGCGCGACGCCTGGTTCGGCATCCCTTCATACCCCGTGGCCACCGTGGTGGATCCGACGGGCGCCGGGGATACCTTCGCGGGCGGATTCATGGGTTACCTTGCCCGGTCGGGCGATACGGGCGTAGGCGCTTTGAAACGCGCCATGGTACACGGCAGCGTCATGGCCTCGTTCAACGTGGAGGATTTCAGTGTCAGGCGGCTCGAATCGCTTACCGAAGCCGAGATTTCGGACCGTCACGACCGGTTCATGGAGATGATTACGCCATGA
- a CDS encoding aminotransferase class I/II-fold pyridoxal phosphate-dependent enzyme, which produces MRNPVVIERAERLHQIPLNRPLEHSRYLRRLAARGIEPIDLTTGIADPLPRQDTIEKTFDAVAATGGRGDLGGPGGPGGPGGPGGPGGPDDLAETSRHAGDAFRKAFSNWFAYRFDVEIDPDTHVLPFAGSAVGPACVAMALVNPGETVLAPDPSHPAYRTSAVLANGQIQSYPLHGRNDFLPNLKQIEPRIAGQAKLMYVGFPNDPTGVVADHSFFRELIDFARRHNIIVCHDATQHFLTYDGVEAPSLLQTPGAMNVGIELFSLSVLPGGMFRDLGVAVGNPSALAAMSQLTSHLHDPLLPGLLAAAAAEFPRLDRHVEAVVSRCRSQRDLMVTGLRDLGWHLPAPGGGPYVWLPVPPRYSSVRFSILLRKAGVFVVPGAYLGEYGEGYVRMAFNGEESQIRSALDRIDRQMSRFRLRKRAFPAVSLA; this is translated from the coding sequence ATGAGAAACCCGGTGGTAATAGAACGCGCGGAGCGGCTACACCAGATCCCGCTGAACCGGCCCCTTGAACATTCCCGGTACTTAAGAAGACTGGCCGCCAGGGGGATCGAGCCCATCGATCTGACCACGGGCATTGCCGATCCCCTCCCGCGCCAGGATACCATCGAGAAGACCTTCGACGCCGTGGCGGCCACCGGAGGTCGAGGCGACCTGGGCGGACCAGGCGGACCAGGCGGACCGGGCGGACCAGGCGGACCAGGCGGACCGGACGATCTGGCGGAGACATCCCGGCATGCCGGCGACGCGTTCCGCAAGGCATTCAGCAACTGGTTCGCGTACCGGTTCGACGTGGAGATCGATCCGGACACGCACGTCCTGCCCTTCGCGGGTTCGGCGGTCGGCCCGGCCTGCGTGGCCATGGCGCTGGTCAACCCGGGCGAAACCGTGCTGGCGCCCGACCCCTCCCACCCGGCGTACCGGACCAGCGCCGTGCTGGCGAACGGGCAGATCCAGTCCTATCCCCTGCACGGACGAAACGATTTCCTCCCCAACCTGAAGCAGATCGAACCCCGGATCGCCGGGCAGGCAAAGCTGATGTACGTCGGTTTTCCGAACGACCCGACCGGGGTCGTGGCAGACCATTCGTTCTTCCGGGAACTCATCGATTTCGCGCGCAGGCACAACATCATCGTCTGTCACGACGCGACGCAGCATTTTCTGACGTACGACGGGGTCGAAGCCCCGAGCCTTCTGCAGACGCCCGGCGCGATGAACGTGGGCATCGAGTTGTTTTCCCTTTCCGTGCTGCCCGGCGGCATGTTCCGCGACCTGGGCGTGGCGGTGGGCAATCCATCCGCGCTGGCCGCCATGTCCCAGTTGACCTCCCATCTGCATGACCCGTTGCTGCCCGGTCTTCTCGCGGCCGCGGCCGCGGAGTTTCCCCGTCTGGACCGGCACGTGGAAGCCGTGGTTTCCCGGTGCAGGTCGCAAAGGGACCTGATGGTAACGGGGCTGCGGGACCTCGGTTGGCACCTGCCCGCACCCGGCGGCGGACCTTACGTCTGGCTTCCCGTGCCGCCCCGCTATTCCTCCGTTCGATTCAGCATCCTGTTGCGCAAGGCGGGCGTGTTCGTCGTGCCCGGCGCATACCTGGGCGAGTACGGCGAAGGATACGTCCGGATGGCCTTCAACGGCGAAGAGTCGCAGATCCGGTCCGCGCTCGACCGCATCGACCGGCAGATGTCGCGGTTCCGTTTGCGCAAACGGGCGTTCCCCGCGGTCAGTCTGGCCTGA
- the groL gene encoding chaperonin GroEL (60 kDa chaperone family; promotes refolding of misfolded polypeptides especially under stressful conditions; forms two stacked rings of heptamers to form a barrel-shaped 14mer; ends can be capped by GroES; misfolded proteins enter the barrel where they are refolded when GroES binds) translates to MPAKQLSFDADARQALKRGVDALADAVRVTMGPKGRCVVLDKKFGSPTFTLDGVTVAKEIELEDNYENMGAQMIKEAASKTSDVAGDGTTTATVLAQAIYAEGLRNVTSGANPMDLKRGIDKAVSAVVGSIAEMSKAVEGRKEISETATVSAHGDGNIGDLIADAMEKVGKDGVITVEEAKSMETSLDVVEGMQFDRGYLSPYFVTDSESMEAVLEDTKILIHDKKISAVKDIYPVVEKIAQSGSPLLIIAEDIEGEALALLVVNKLRGTLKVAAVKAPGFGDRRKAMLEDISILTGGTVISEDAGFKLENVTVGDLGTAKRVNLDKDNTTIVEGAGGTDAIQGRINQIRAQIEETTSDYDREKLQERLAKLAGGVAVINVGAATEAEMKEKKARVEDALNNAKAAIEEGVVPGGGVTFIRALSALDNGLDTEGDETVGAGIVRKALEAPVRQLAENAGLEGSIILQKIREGEGGYGYNFESDAYGDMSETGVIEPAKVSRVALQHAASIAGLLLTTEALVAELPDDTPPPAMPHGGGMY, encoded by the coding sequence GTGCCAGCAAAACAACTTTCATTCGACGCGGATGCCCGGCAGGCCCTCAAGCGAGGGGTGGACGCCCTGGCTGACGCGGTCCGTGTCACCATGGGTCCGAAGGGCCGATGCGTCGTGCTCGACAAGAAATTCGGTTCGCCTACTTTCACGCTGGACGGCGTCACGGTGGCGAAGGAAATCGAGCTCGAGGACAACTACGAAAACATGGGCGCCCAGATGATCAAGGAAGCCGCGTCGAAGACCAGCGACGTGGCCGGTGACGGGACGACCACGGCCACCGTCCTCGCCCAGGCCATCTACGCGGAAGGCTTGCGGAACGTGACTTCCGGCGCCAATCCCATGGATCTGAAGCGGGGCATCGACAAGGCCGTATCCGCGGTGGTCGGCTCGATCGCTGAAATGTCGAAGGCCGTGGAAGGACGGAAGGAAATCTCCGAGACCGCCACCGTTTCGGCCCATGGCGACGGCAACATCGGCGACCTGATCGCGGACGCGATGGAAAAAGTGGGCAAGGACGGCGTCATCACGGTCGAAGAGGCCAAAAGCATGGAAACCTCCCTCGACGTCGTGGAGGGCATGCAGTTCGACCGCGGTTACCTGTCGCCTTACTTCGTTACCGACTCCGAGTCCATGGAAGCGGTACTCGAGGACACGAAGATCCTGATCCACGACAAGAAGATCAGCGCCGTCAAGGATATCTATCCCGTCGTCGAGAAGATCGCCCAGAGCGGCTCCCCGCTGCTGATCATCGCCGAGGATATCGAGGGCGAGGCCCTTGCCCTGCTGGTGGTCAACAAGCTTCGCGGCACCCTGAAGGTCGCCGCGGTGAAAGCGCCGGGGTTCGGCGACCGCCGGAAGGCCATGCTCGAAGATATCTCCATCCTGACCGGCGGCACGGTCATCTCCGAGGACGCCGGTTTCAAGCTGGAGAACGTGACCGTGGGCGACCTGGGTACGGCCAAGCGCGTCAACCTCGACAAGGACAACACGACGATCGTCGAAGGCGCCGGCGGCACCGACGCGATCCAGGGACGCATCAATCAGATCCGTGCCCAGATCGAGGAAACCACCTCCGATTACGACCGGGAGAAGCTCCAGGAACGCCTGGCCAAGCTGGCGGGCGGCGTGGCGGTCATCAACGTGGGCGCCGCGACGGAAGCCGAGATGAAGGAGAAGAAGGCCCGGGTCGAAGACGCCCTCAACAACGCCAAGGCGGCCATCGAGGAAGGGGTCGTGCCGGGCGGCGGCGTCACGTTCATCCGCGCGCTTTCCGCATTGGACAACGGGCTGGACACCGAGGGCGACGAAACCGTCGGCGCCGGCATCGTGCGCAAGGCGCTCGAGGCGCCCGTGAGGCAGTTGGCGGAGAACGCCGGTCTGGAGGGTTCCATCATCCTGCAGAAGATCCGCGAAGGCGAAGGCGGATACGGTTACAACTTCGAATCCGATGCCTACGGCGACATGTCCGAAACAGGCGTGATCGAGCCCGCCAAGGTTTCCCGCGTAGCGCTGCAGCACGCCGCGAGTATCGCCGGCCTGCTGCTGACCACCGAAGCACTGGTGGCGGAACTCCCTGATGATACCCCGCCTCCGGCCATGCCTCACGGCGGCGGCATGTACTAA
- the rsfS gene encoding ribosome silencing factor, giving the protein MALASQEIAEQATLSMLAKNAVDVMIIDLRGLSSITDYFVIGTAGSEPQIKAVVEQVAADLKERETSPWHTEGKQSWRWVLLDYVDVVVHVFRAEVRTFYGLERLWGDAPRVVVSTDAATGEIIRTSDAGVPGARVDALEHEA; this is encoded by the coding sequence GTGGCGTTGGCATCGCAGGAAATCGCGGAACAGGCGACCCTTTCCATGCTGGCCAAGAATGCGGTGGACGTGATGATCATCGACCTCAGGGGCCTTTCGTCCATCACGGACTACTTCGTCATCGGGACGGCGGGTTCCGAACCGCAGATCAAGGCGGTCGTCGAGCAGGTGGCGGCGGATCTCAAGGAACGGGAAACGTCGCCCTGGCACACGGAGGGCAAACAGAGCTGGCGGTGGGTACTGCTCGACTACGTGGACGTGGTCGTACACGTGTTCAGAGCGGAAGTCCGCACATTCTACGGACTCGAGCGGCTATGGGGAGACGCGCCCCGGGTCGTCGTTTCGACCGACGCGGCAACGGGTGAGATCATCCGCACGTCCGATGCGGGCGTCCCCGGGGCCAGGGTAGACGCGCTGGAACACGAGGCATAG
- the folB gene encoding dihydroneopterin aldolase — MPGDWINVRGIRTFGHHGVTARERARGQVFEAHVALRLDLSESSRTDRLSDTVDYADVCLRVGRILGGEPCRLLEAVAGRVADELLSAYPPVDQVVVRLWKPGVAADLPHSGTPGVTVHRSRESERTGP, encoded by the coding sequence ATGCCCGGAGACTGGATCAACGTGCGGGGAATCCGCACATTCGGCCATCATGGCGTGACAGCCCGCGAACGGGCTCGGGGACAGGTATTCGAAGCCCACGTCGCACTGCGCCTGGACCTGTCGGAGTCGTCCCGGACTGACCGCCTTTCCGATACCGTGGACTACGCCGACGTATGCCTGCGCGTAGGACGCATCCTCGGCGGCGAGCCATGCCGTCTGCTGGAGGCGGTCGCCGGCCGGGTGGCGGACGAGTTGCTTTCCGCCTACCCCCCTGTGGACCAGGTCGTGGTCAGACTGTGGAAGCCCGGGGTCGCCGCGGACCTGCCCCATTCGGGAACCCCCGGAGTCACCGTGCATCGAAGCAGGGAGTCGGAACGTACCGGACCGTGA